A part of Paenibacillus antri genomic DNA contains:
- the mtnB gene encoding methylthioribulose 1-phosphate dehydratase, translated as MNLPLEQRMAAFAELRAVKTDFAARGWFPGTSGNLSVRVGEYSPERFAFAVTASGKDKAANTPEDFLIVDQEGLPTEPTRLKPSAETLIHCEIYKHTGCGAIFHVHTIYNNIISEYDASLGAVPIEGVELIKAFNIWEENASIEVPILPNYAKIPRIAELVAGAIRPGIPGILLRNHGIYAWGANAFEAKRHLEAFEFLFEHRYKYLLLTK; from the coding sequence ATGAATTTGCCATTGGAACAACGAATGGCGGCGTTCGCCGAGCTGCGCGCCGTCAAAACCGACTTCGCCGCGCGCGGCTGGTTCCCCGGCACGAGCGGCAATCTGTCCGTCCGCGTCGGCGAGTACTCGCCCGAGCGATTCGCCTTCGCCGTCACGGCGAGCGGCAAGGATAAAGCCGCGAATACGCCGGAAGACTTCCTGATCGTCGATCAGGAAGGTTTGCCGACGGAGCCGACGAGGCTGAAGCCGTCGGCCGAGACGCTCATCCATTGCGAAATTTATAAGCATACGGGATGCGGCGCCATTTTCCACGTTCATACGATCTATAACAACATCATCTCCGAGTACGACGCGTCGCTCGGGGCGGTCCCGATCGAAGGCGTCGAGCTCATCAAGGCGTTCAACATCTGGGAAGAGAACGCGTCGATCGAAGTGCCGATTCTTCCCAATTACGCGAAAATTCCGCGAATCGCGGAACTGGTGGCCGGCGCCATCCGTCCCGGAATCCCCGGAATTTTGCTGCGAAACCATGGCATCTACGCCTGGGGCGCCAATGCGTTCGAGGCGAAGCG
- a CDS encoding 2-hydroxy-3-keto-5-methylthiopentenyl-1-phosphate phosphatase: MNRPTAVPQDKQPIVFCDFDGTITLSDNIVAIMKHFDPPGCEQIVNDIVSGAKSIRQGVGEMFALLPSSLKEDITQYVLNTAGIRPGFAELLKLCREKEIPFYVTSGGIDFFLRPLLAPFDIEESHIFCNSADFAGERIEIVWPHPCDEHCKNDCGMCKTRVIRRFPEDRYFRMLIGDSITDFEGAKLADLVFARSHLATRCRELGLPHHEYDTFFDVIRVLETLANPGAPESVTS; the protein is encoded by the coding sequence TTGAACCGTCCGACCGCCGTGCCCCAAGACAAGCAGCCGATCGTCTTCTGCGACTTCGACGGCACGATTACGCTGAGCGACAACATCGTCGCGATTATGAAACACTTCGACCCGCCCGGCTGCGAGCAGATCGTGAACGACATCGTCTCCGGGGCGAAGAGCATCCGCCAAGGCGTCGGCGAGATGTTCGCGCTGCTGCCTTCGTCGCTGAAGGAAGACATTACGCAGTACGTGTTGAACACCGCCGGCATTCGACCCGGCTTCGCCGAGCTGCTCAAGCTGTGCCGGGAGAAGGAGATACCGTTCTACGTGACGAGCGGCGGCATCGACTTCTTCCTCCGTCCGCTGCTCGCTCCGTTCGACATCGAGGAATCGCACATCTTCTGCAATTCGGCGGATTTCGCCGGGGAGCGGATCGAAATCGTGTGGCCGCATCCTTGCGACGAGCACTGTAAGAACGATTGCGGGATGTGCAAGACGCGGGTCATCCGCCGTTTTCCCGAAGACCGCTACTTCCGCATGCTGATCGGCGACAGCATTACCGATTTCGAAGGCGCGAAGCTGGCCGACCTCGTGTTCGCGAGATCGCATCTGGCGACGCGATGCCGCGAGCTCGGGCTGCCGCATCACGAATACGACACGTTCTTCGACGTCATCCGCGTGCTGGAGACGCTCGCGAACCCGGGCGCTCCCGAATCCGTAACTTCGTAA
- a CDS encoding 2,3-diketo-5-methylthiopentyl-1-phosphate enolase: MTSFCTATYRAFDEKADFHKKATGIAVGLTVGSWTELPEAKKKDMEKHLGQVVSVDVHEPEAGAAPGSLAAERYADIKIAYPDVNFSRDIPALLVTAFGKLSMDGRIRLLDLDVSDGFRKTCPGPKFGIHGVQELLGVHDRPLLMSIFKSVVGYELPELKEQFYQQALGGVDLIKDDEILFENPLTPIEKRVEACMAAARDASKQTGQKLLYAANVTGRTSQLRAQAKKAIDAGANALLFNVLAYGFDALQELAEDPDINVPIAAHPAFSGAMYPPRHYGVAPQLLLGKLMRLAGADLVLFPSPYGSVVMPKDETLAIAESLTRHEGALKPSFPVPSAGIHPGLVPLLLEDFGVRSVVNAGGGIHGHPMGTAAGGQAFRQAIDAALQGVELEAYAAEPGREQLKAAIELWGVKK, translated from the coding sequence ATGACCTCGTTTTGCACCGCGACGTATCGCGCGTTCGACGAGAAGGCGGATTTTCATAAGAAGGCGACGGGCATCGCCGTCGGCCTGACGGTCGGCAGCTGGACGGAACTGCCCGAAGCGAAGAAGAAAGACATGGAGAAGCATCTCGGCCAAGTCGTATCGGTCGACGTGCACGAGCCCGAAGCCGGCGCGGCCCCGGGCAGCCTTGCGGCGGAGCGGTACGCGGACATTAAGATCGCGTACCCGGACGTCAACTTCAGCCGCGACATCCCGGCGCTGCTTGTCACGGCGTTCGGCAAGCTGTCGATGGACGGCCGCATCCGGCTGCTCGACCTCGACGTATCGGACGGCTTCCGCAAGACATGCCCGGGCCCGAAGTTCGGCATTCACGGCGTGCAGGAGCTGCTCGGCGTTCATGACCGTCCGCTCCTGATGAGCATCTTCAAGTCGGTCGTCGGCTACGAGCTGCCGGAGCTGAAAGAGCAATTCTATCAACAAGCGCTCGGCGGGGTCGACCTGATCAAGGACGACGAGATTTTGTTCGAAAATCCGCTCACTCCCATCGAGAAGCGCGTCGAGGCGTGCATGGCGGCGGCGCGGGACGCTTCGAAGCAGACGGGCCAGAAGCTGTTGTACGCCGCGAACGTCACCGGCCGCACGTCGCAGCTGAGGGCGCAGGCGAAGAAGGCGATCGACGCCGGCGCGAACGCGCTCTTGTTCAACGTGCTCGCTTATGGCTTCGACGCGCTGCAGGAGCTCGCCGAGGACCCGGACATCAACGTCCCGATCGCGGCGCATCCGGCGTTCTCCGGCGCGATGTATCCGCCGCGGCATTACGGCGTCGCGCCGCAGCTCTTGCTCGGCAAGCTGATGCGGCTCGCTGGCGCGGATCTCGTCCTCTTCCCGTCGCCGTACGGCTCCGTCGTCATGCCGAAGGACGAGACGCTCGCGATCGCCGAGTCGTTGACGCGGCACGAAGGGGCGTTGAAGCCGAGCTTCCCGGTCCCGTCCGCCGGTATCCATCCGGGGCTGGTGCCGCTGCTGCTCGAAGACTTCGGCGTACGTTCGGTCGTGAACGCGGGCGGCGGCATCCACGGGCATCCGATGGGAACGGCCGCGGGCGGACAAGCGTTCCGCCAGGCGATCGACGCGGCGCTGCAAGGCGTCGAACTCGAAGCCTACGCCGCGGAGCCCGGCCGCGAACAACTGAAAGCCGCTATCGAGCTATGGGGAGTGAAGAAATAA
- the proC gene encoding pyrroline-5-carboxylate reductase, whose protein sequence is MLKEQTIAFIGAGSMSEALLRGIVEAKLVRSLSVVVLNRHNRSRLDDLKAAYGIRVPETNDDAERQRLVREADIVVLAMKPKDVGAAMIEFRDALRPEQLLLSVVAGLSIDTIERLLGRVQPIVRTMPNTSSTIGLGATGIAFSSSVSAEQREMALQMLRAVGKAVPLEEGLLNVVTGVSGSGPAYVYYLMEAMIDAGVQGGLTEREARELVVQTVLGAAHMVESTGEDPAALRAKVTSPNGTTFAAIQHLESFRFRDGLVQAIGRAAARAGEMGDDIATSVLQQAKE, encoded by the coding sequence ATGCTTAAGGAACAAACGATCGCCTTCATCGGCGCCGGCTCGATGTCCGAAGCGCTGCTGCGCGGCATCGTCGAGGCGAAGCTCGTCCGTTCGTTGTCGGTCGTCGTGCTGAACCGTCATAACCGGAGCCGCTTGGACGACTTGAAGGCGGCCTACGGCATCCGCGTGCCGGAGACGAACGACGACGCGGAGCGGCAGCGGCTCGTCCGGGAAGCCGACATCGTCGTGCTCGCGATGAAGCCGAAGGACGTCGGCGCCGCTATGATCGAATTCCGGGACGCCCTCCGGCCCGAGCAGCTGCTGCTGTCGGTCGTGGCGGGACTGTCGATCGATACGATCGAGCGGCTGCTCGGCCGCGTCCAACCGATCGTCCGGACGATGCCGAACACGTCTTCGACGATCGGCCTCGGCGCCACGGGCATCGCCTTCTCCTCCTCCGTCTCCGCCGAACAGCGCGAGATGGCGCTGCAGATGCTGCGCGCGGTCGGGAAAGCCGTTCCGCTCGAAGAGGGGCTGCTTAATGTCGTCACGGGCGTCTCCGGCTCCGGTCCGGCGTACGTGTACTACTTGATGGAAGCGATGATCGATGCCGGCGTACAGGGAGGACTGACCGAACGGGAGGCGCGCGAGCTCGTCGTCCAGACGGTGCTCGGCGCGGCGCATATGGTCGAATCGACCGGCGAAGACCCCGCCGCGCTCCGCGCCAAGGTGACGTCGCCGAACGGCACGACGTTCGCCGCCATTCAGCATCTGGAGTCGTTCCGCTTCCGGGACGGCCTCGTGCAAGCGATCGGCCGCGCGGCCGCCCGCGCCGGCGAGATGGGCGACGACATCGCGACGTCGGTGCTGCAGCAAGCGAAGGAATAA
- a CDS encoding glutamate-5-semialdehyde dehydrogenase, with protein sequence MSEVRDKAALAKRTTSRMGSLSTAAKNAALRSIADALIARSGEIVDANAEDLARGRDSGMSTSLLDRLALTPQRIEAMALGVREVEALPDPVGEALADIERPNGLRIRQVRVPLGLIGIIYEARPNVTVDAASLCLKTGNAVLLRGGSSALSSNAKIVEVIQDALAATDVPPEAVQLVNDPSRGSVDELLKLNGLLDCVIPRGGASLIRTVVQNATVPVIETGAGVCHTYVDASAEPAMALDIALNAKVQRPSVCNSMETLLMHRDFAAVHLETFAEAFRERNVELRGSDDARARVAWMKPAGDEDYATEYNDYILNVKVVDDLDAALEHIDRFGTRHSECIVTNDEANARRFLQEVDAAAVYHNASTRFTDGFEFGFGAEIGISTQKLHARGPMGLPALTSSKYIVVGDGQIRQ encoded by the coding sequence ATGAGCGAAGTTAGAGATAAGGCGGCCCTCGCCAAGCGGACGACGAGCCGCATGGGAAGTCTTTCGACGGCGGCGAAGAACGCCGCGCTGCGGAGCATCGCCGACGCGCTGATCGCGCGAAGCGGCGAAATCGTCGATGCGAACGCGGAGGATTTAGCGCGAGGACGCGATAGCGGCATGTCGACGTCGCTGCTCGACCGGCTCGCGCTGACGCCGCAGCGGATCGAAGCGATGGCGCTCGGCGTACGGGAAGTCGAGGCGCTGCCGGATCCTGTCGGCGAAGCGCTCGCCGATATCGAGCGGCCGAACGGCCTGCGCATCCGTCAGGTGCGCGTGCCGCTCGGGCTGATCGGCATCATCTACGAAGCGCGGCCGAACGTCACCGTCGACGCGGCGTCGCTGTGCCTCAAGACCGGCAACGCGGTGCTGCTCCGCGGCGGCTCCTCCGCCCTGTCCTCCAACGCCAAGATCGTCGAAGTGATCCAAGACGCGCTCGCGGCGACGGACGTGCCGCCGGAGGCGGTGCAGCTCGTGAACGATCCGAGCCGCGGCTCCGTCGACGAGTTGCTGAAGCTGAACGGGCTGCTCGACTGCGTCATTCCGCGCGGCGGCGCCTCGCTCATCCGGACGGTCGTACAGAACGCGACGGTGCCCGTCATCGAGACGGGCGCGGGCGTCTGCCATACGTACGTCGACGCGTCGGCCGAACCGGCCATGGCGCTCGACATCGCGCTCAACGCGAAGGTGCAGCGTCCCTCGGTATGCAACAGCATGGAGACGCTGCTCATGCATCGCGACTTCGCTGCGGTCCATCTCGAGACGTTCGCCGAAGCGTTCCGCGAACGGAACGTGGAGCTGCGCGGATCCGACGACGCCAGAGCGCGCGTCGCATGGATGAAGCCGGCCGGCGACGAGGACTACGCGACGGAGTATAACGACTACATCTTGAACGTGAAGGTCGTCGACGATCTCGACGCGGCGCTCGAGCATATCGACCGTTTCGGCACGCGCCATTCCGAGTGCATCGTCACGAACGACGAGGCGAACGCGCGCCGCTTCCTGCAAGAGGTCGACGCGGCCGCGGTCTACCATAACGCCTCCACCCGCTTCACGGACGGCTTCGAATTCGGCTTCGGCGCCGAAATCGGCATCAGCACGCAGAAGCTGCACGCCCGCGGTCCGATGGGCTTGCCGGCGTTGACGTCGTCCAAGTACATCGTCGTCGGAGACGGCCAAATACGTCAGTAG
- the proB gene encoding glutamate 5-kinase produces the protein MTGTNRRRTVVKIGSSSLTATEGGLRREQIDYYAEELANIAATGEQVVLVTSGAVAAGFARLGFAKRPKATHEKQASAAVGQALLMQAYNEAFASRGLVVAQVLLTRYDFSARGRIRNASATLEELLNRGVVPIINENDTVSVNELKFGDNDTLSALVANLVQARCLVICTDMNGLYTEDPRKNPNARRIDRVSELNDDLFRMAGGSGSSVGTGGMRSKLEAARIAIRGGVRTFIGRANAPGDVLRAATGEGDGTYFDAELQKLSVKKQWVGFHSVPQGRVVVDDGARRALAEGGKSLLPAGVKQVEGDFHPGDVIEVALEDGKRIGRGVVNYAAWQLQAAAGLSSEEVLRRLDVSRIEVIHRDEWVLF, from the coding sequence ATGACCGGCACGAATCGACGACGCACCGTCGTCAAGATCGGCAGCAGCTCGCTCACCGCGACCGAGGGAGGCTTGCGAAGGGAGCAAATCGATTATTACGCGGAGGAGCTCGCGAACATCGCGGCGACCGGAGAACAGGTCGTGCTCGTCACGTCCGGCGCGGTCGCCGCCGGTTTCGCCCGGCTCGGGTTCGCCAAGCGGCCCAAGGCGACGCACGAGAAGCAAGCGTCGGCCGCCGTCGGCCAAGCGCTTCTGATGCAAGCGTACAACGAAGCGTTCGCGAGCCGCGGGCTCGTCGTCGCGCAGGTACTGCTTACCCGCTACGACTTCTCTGCGCGGGGGCGCATTCGCAACGCGTCCGCTACGCTCGAGGAGCTGCTCAATCGGGGCGTCGTCCCGATCATTAACGAGAACGACACCGTCTCCGTCAACGAGCTGAAGTTCGGCGACAACGACACGCTGTCCGCGTTGGTCGCGAATCTCGTGCAGGCCCGCTGCCTCGTCATCTGCACCGACATGAACGGGCTGTATACCGAGGACCCGCGGAAAAATCCGAACGCCCGGCGCATCGACCGCGTCTCCGAGCTGAACGACGACTTGTTCCGGATGGCCGGCGGCAGCGGCTCCTCCGTCGGCACGGGCGGCATGCGTTCGAAGCTCGAGGCGGCACGCATCGCCATTCGCGGCGGGGTGCGAACGTTCATCGGCCGCGCGAACGCGCCGGGGGACGTGCTTCGAGCGGCGACGGGCGAAGGCGACGGCACGTATTTCGACGCCGAGCTCCAGAAGCTGTCGGTGAAGAAGCAATGGGTCGGCTTCCACTCGGTGCCGCAGGGCCGCGTCGTCGTCGACGACGGTGCCCGCCGGGCGCTCGCGGAAGGCGGCAAGAGCCTCCTCCCCGCCGGCGTCAAGCAAGTCGAAGGCGACTTCCATCCGGGCGACGTCATCGAGGTCGCGCTCGAGGACGGCAAGCGGATCGGGCGAGGGGTCGTCAACTACGCGGCTTGGCAGCTGCAGGCGGCGGCCGGCCTGTCCTCGGAGGAAGTGCTGAGGCGGCTGGACGTGTCGCGCATCGAAGTCATCCATCGCGACGAATGGGTCTTATTTTAA